One Fibrobacter sp. UWB16 DNA window includes the following coding sequences:
- the purN gene encoding phosphoribosylglycinamide formyltransferase has protein sequence MFKIGVMASGGGSNFKAIIDHIGEGDLEAQCKFLITNNAGCGAVHHAEEFGIPVHHISGKTHPDQAAFEAAMLEVLDKYNVDLLILAGYMKALPLCMLKRMPDRILNIHPSLLPKFGGKGFFGHHVHEAVLAAHETESGPTVHLVSEEIDRGRILAQTKVPVMPDDTADTLAARVLVQEHALYWKTIRDYAKSLGLR, from the coding sequence ATGTTTAAAATTGGCGTCATGGCTTCCGGCGGTGGAAGCAACTTCAAAGCGATTATTGATCACATTGGCGAGGGTGACCTCGAAGCCCAGTGCAAGTTTTTGATTACGAACAACGCGGGTTGTGGTGCTGTGCATCATGCCGAAGAATTCGGAATCCCGGTGCATCACATTTCGGGTAAGACTCATCCGGATCAGGCGGCGTTCGAAGCGGCTATGCTTGAAGTTCTCGACAAGTACAATGTAGACCTTTTGATTTTGGCGGGCTACATGAAGGCGCTCCCGCTTTGCATGCTCAAGCGTATGCCGGATCGCATTTTGAACATTCATCCGTCGCTTTTGCCGAAGTTTGGCGGTAAAGGTTTCTTTGGACATCACGTTCATGAGGCTGTGCTTGCCGCGCACGAAACGGAATCGGGCCCGACGGTGCATCTCGTCAGTGAAGAAATTGACCGCGGTCGCATCTTGGCGCAGACCAAGGTTCCTGTGATGCCGGACGATACAGCCGATACGCTTGCCGCCCGCGTCCTCGTGCAAGAACACGCTTTGTACTGGAAGACTATTCGCGACTACGCCAAGTCGCTGGGTTTGCGTTAA